A portion of the Chondrinema litorale genome contains these proteins:
- a CDS encoding phosphoribosyltransferase family protein, which yields MISENNLILDHQQTLNKIKRIAYEVYEQNFEEEEIIFAGIHDTGYVFAELLSIEFDKIAPIKSKLIKLVLDKVSPTQSDVEISENGIDFTNKVIIIADDVLSTGKTIAYSLRPFLKIPVKKIQVAVIVDRNLKSFPVEANFVGYELSTTVNQHIEVVLNKDRPLGIYLL from the coding sequence ATGATAAGTGAAAACAATCTTATACTCGACCACCAGCAAACGCTTAATAAAATAAAAAGAATTGCTTACGAAGTGTATGAGCAAAACTTTGAAGAAGAAGAAATCATATTTGCTGGCATTCACGATACAGGTTATGTATTTGCGGAATTGCTATCAATCGAGTTTGATAAAATTGCTCCAATAAAAAGCAAGCTAATAAAATTAGTGTTAGATAAAGTATCGCCAACCCAAAGCGATGTCGAGATTAGTGAAAATGGAATTGATTTTACCAACAAGGTAATTATTATTGCTGATGATGTTTTAAGTACCGGAAAAACCATAGCTTATAGCTTAAGACCTTTTCTTAAAATACCAGTAAAAAAAATACAGGTAGCTGTAATTGTAGACAGAAACCTAAAGTCGTTTCCAGTAGAAGCCAACTTTGTAGGCTATGAGTTATCCACTACTGTTAACCAACATATTGAAGTAGTACTTAACAAAGACAGACCGCTCGGAATTTATCTTTTATAA
- a CDS encoding cytochrome c oxidase subunit 3: MNAPEKNDNNKNTSLLNKIENTHSSLIITYLLIGSIFFIFFVLVTAFFLLTINKNIALNYTFPSSFILSTLILLLSSITVYKSIEYFNEEKSHLLRRSLELTFILGLVFCALQISAWQELQQSNIFLKGEPSGSFIYLISGLHALHVIGGLGFLLRIYLIAYRVTKDPVYSLITFTNPYEKIRLKMFSIYWHFMDLLWLMIFSIILFTF; the protein is encoded by the coding sequence ATGAACGCACCAGAAAAAAACGATAATAATAAAAATACTTCTTTGCTTAATAAGATAGAGAATACGCATTCTAGTCTTATTATTACTTACCTATTAATTGGAAGTATTTTTTTCATTTTTTTCGTTCTGGTTACCGCATTTTTTCTATTAACTATTAATAAAAATATTGCCCTCAATTATACCTTCCCAAGTTCTTTTATTCTTAGTACTCTCATTCTTTTATTAAGCAGCATTACAGTTTATAAGAGCATCGAGTACTTTAATGAAGAAAAGTCTCACCTCTTAAGAAGATCGCTAGAGCTCACTTTTATACTTGGTTTAGTATTCTGTGCACTGCAAATCTCTGCTTGGCAAGAACTTCAGCAAAGTAACATTTTTCTCAAGGGAGAGCCCTCTGGCTCATTTATTTATTTAATTTCAGGATTACATGCACTCCATGTAATTGGTGGCTTAGGATTCCTTTTAAGGATCTATTTAATAGCTTATCGTGTAACCAAAGACCCTGTTTACTCCCTCATTACTTTTACCAATCCATATGAGAAAATACGTCTAAAAATGTTTTCTATTTACTGGCACTTTATGGATTTGCTTTGGCTCATGATTTTTTCAATAATTTTATTCACTTTTTGA
- a CDS encoding response regulator — MRNNRKAIIAELRSIEATHLKLMLKRKGWDSDVVNNSIDLLNKVASGNYELVLLSNNLLDEPAEEIAQEIRNIEKDNNIRIPIIAITSYSIEAEKRKLIKAGADYCLTKPVYNQNLSDVIIGLTEQDNYSLA; from the coding sequence ATGAGAAATAATCGTAAAGCCATAATTGCTGAATTAAGATCAATCGAAGCTACTCACCTAAAATTAATGTTGAAAAGAAAAGGCTGGGACTCAGACGTGGTCAACAACAGTATAGATTTACTTAACAAAGTTGCTAGTGGTAATTATGAACTCGTTCTTTTAAGTAACAATTTGCTTGATGAACCTGCGGAGGAAATTGCCCAAGAAATCAGAAATATCGAAAAAGATAATAACATTCGAATTCCAATAATTGCCATTACTAGTTACTCTATCGAAGCAGAAAAAAGAAAGCTAATAAAAGCTGGAGCTGACTATTGCCTTACAAAACCTGTTTACAATCAAAATTTGAGCGATGTAATTATCGGGCTCACAGAACAGGATAATTACTCGCTTGCTTAA
- a CDS encoding glutamine synthetase family protein, with protein sequence MNKTKESIIETIKNSPLNKVKVAICDIDGVLRGKVMHKDKFLNVLDSNFGFCDVVFGWDAVDVAYDNGKYTGWHTGYPDAVAIVDPATFRKVPWDNDIPFFLADFRNKDNEGLDVCPRTLLKKIIKKSEDMGYKPVFSQEFEWFNFKETPQSLDEKGFSGINPITPGMFGYSILRSTYGSAFFNDLFDLLEKFEVPLEGLHTETGPGVFEAAITYGDALESADRAVLFKTAVKEIAYKHGIIATFMAKWNKELPGCSGHVHQSLWDESKEHNLFYDEKAENNISELMQQYIAGQLFCLPDILPMIAPTINSFKRLVEGAWAPTTITWGVDNRTTALRALPGSKKATRLETRICGSDVNPYLAMAACMAAGLFGIENKLKLEIAPTRGNGYEETKNGVLPGSLKEATERMKNSDLSVKLFGEAFTDHFVRTREWEYRQFAQEVTDWELRRYFEII encoded by the coding sequence ATGAATAAAACTAAAGAATCAATCATAGAAACAATTAAGAACTCACCACTTAACAAAGTTAAGGTAGCTATTTGTGATATTGACGGAGTACTGAGAGGTAAGGTAATGCATAAAGACAAGTTCCTAAATGTATTAGATAGCAATTTTGGTTTTTGTGATGTAGTATTTGGTTGGGATGCAGTAGATGTTGCTTACGACAATGGAAAATATACTGGCTGGCATACAGGTTACCCCGATGCGGTAGCTATAGTAGATCCAGCTACCTTTAGAAAAGTACCTTGGGATAATGATATACCATTTTTTCTAGCTGATTTTAGAAACAAGGATAATGAAGGCTTAGATGTTTGCCCAAGAACACTACTTAAAAAAATTATAAAAAAATCAGAGGATATGGGTTATAAGCCTGTTTTCTCTCAAGAGTTTGAATGGTTTAATTTTAAAGAGACACCACAAAGTTTAGACGAAAAAGGATTTAGTGGGATAAATCCGATAACACCGGGTATGTTTGGCTATTCAATTCTTCGATCCACTTATGGAAGTGCATTTTTTAACGATCTATTTGATTTATTAGAAAAGTTTGAAGTACCACTAGAAGGTCTCCATACCGAAACTGGTCCGGGTGTGTTTGAAGCTGCAATTACTTATGGAGATGCCTTAGAATCTGCCGACAGAGCTGTGCTTTTTAAAACAGCGGTAAAAGAAATAGCCTATAAACATGGTATTATAGCCACATTTATGGCTAAATGGAACAAAGAGTTACCAGGATGTAGCGGGCATGTACATCAAAGCTTATGGGACGAGTCTAAAGAGCACAACTTGTTCTATGACGAAAAAGCGGAAAACAACATAAGTGAACTGATGCAGCAATACATTGCTGGTCAATTATTTTGTTTACCAGATATTTTACCAATGATAGCACCTACCATTAATAGTTTTAAAAGACTTGTAGAAGGCGCATGGGCACCAACTACCATTACTTGGGGTGTAGATAATAGAACTACTGCACTTAGGGCATTACCCGGCTCTAAAAAAGCCACCCGACTAGAAACCAGAATTTGTGGATCTGATGTGAATCCTTATTTGGCTATGGCTGCTTGTATGGCTGCCGGACTATTCGGTATCGAAAATAAACTTAAGCTCGAAATTGCCCCAACTAGAGGCAATGGCTATGAAGAAACAAAAAATGGGGTTTTGCCTGGATCTCTGAAAGAAGCTACTGAAAGAATGAAGAATTCCGACTTGTCGGTAAAATTATTCGGAGAAGCTTTTACAGATCACTTTGTAAGAACCAGAGAATGGGAATACAGGCAATTTGCCCAAGAAGTTACTGATTGGGAATTAAGAAGATATTTTGAAATTATTTAA
- a CDS encoding Na/Pi symporter: protein MSNAFSLLSQDVVKQIIIATSNPFVGFFIGILTTAIIQSSSTVTSLVVAIVAAGTISLDSAIPIVMGANIGTTVTSTIVSLGYISKKKEFKKALAAAALHDFFNIFTVIILLPLQYFTGFLSYVSKKVSLLFYIFNLEQSNFFSYNLKPVSTYIYHLFGNNPFLVLGLAFFLLFYSIRSFTNVIKDILIGDSRRKMNEFIFGSPLKALGMGTLFTAALQSSSVTTSFIVPLAATNKITLKQAFPFIMGANVGTTVTALIAAFSTSETAVNLAVSHLVFNLIGVLMLYPIKSVRYIPVYLAKKMGVYTIKNWAIGFSYLILTFFLIPFLLILIFK, encoded by the coding sequence ATGAGCAATGCATTTAGTTTGCTTAGCCAAGACGTTGTTAAGCAAATTATAATTGCTACCTCAAATCCTTTTGTAGGCTTCTTTATTGGAATATTAACCACAGCGATAATCCAAAGTAGCTCTACTGTTACTTCACTTGTAGTAGCAATAGTAGCTGCTGGCACAATCTCTTTGGATAGCGCTATTCCAATAGTAATGGGAGCAAATATTGGTACAACAGTTACAAGCACTATTGTATCCCTGGGATATATTTCAAAGAAAAAAGAATTTAAGAAAGCACTCGCTGCTGCTGCTTTGCACGACTTCTTTAATATATTTACTGTTATAATACTGTTACCTTTACAGTATTTCACAGGGTTTCTTTCGTATGTGAGCAAAAAAGTCTCACTCCTTTTTTACATTTTCAATTTAGAACAGAGTAATTTCTTTTCATATAATTTAAAACCGGTTAGCACATACATTTATCATTTGTTTGGTAATAATCCTTTTCTGGTTTTAGGCTTGGCTTTTTTCCTTCTATTTTACTCAATCAGGTCTTTTACCAATGTCATCAAAGACATTCTCATTGGAGACTCTCGCAGAAAAATGAATGAGTTTATCTTTGGTAGTCCATTAAAAGCCTTGGGTATGGGAACATTATTTACTGCTGCATTACAATCTAGCTCGGTAACAACCTCTTTTATAGTACCTCTTGCAGCTACTAATAAAATTACATTAAAACAGGCTTTCCCATTTATTATGGGTGCCAATGTAGGTACAACTGTAACTGCATTAATTGCAGCTTTCTCTACTTCTGAAACGGCGGTAAACCTAGCTGTATCTCATTTAGTATTTAATCTAATAGGTGTTTTAATGTTATATCCTATTAAAAGTGTAAGGTATATTCCGGTTTATTTGGCTAAAAAAATGGGTGTATATACCATTAAAAACTGGGCTATAGGCTTTAGCTACCTCATTCTTACTTTCTTCCTTATTCCTTTTCTGCTAATTCTTATTTTTAAATAA
- a CDS encoding ABC transporter ATP-binding protein, with amino-acid sequence MLEINSFKKAYNEQVILSINHLSLNQGFYWIKGENGSGKSTLLKSIAGLIPFEGSIKLFNVENNKQNIQKYRSLVRYALAEPDYPDFLKGTDLIKLYENVTEANSKQIAEVTQKLSVDKFQHRKIGEYSSGMAKKLSIALAFISSPKLILLDEPFSTLDIETGKILIELIEKYLPNGTSFIVTSHQDFDHHLPVKVLHLQSQQLTTT; translated from the coding sequence ATGTTAGAAATTAACTCATTTAAAAAAGCTTACAACGAACAAGTTATTCTTAGTATTAATCATCTTTCTCTTAACCAAGGTTTCTATTGGATTAAAGGGGAAAATGGTTCTGGTAAAAGTACCCTGCTAAAAAGTATAGCGGGTCTTATACCTTTTGAAGGTTCCATTAAGCTATTTAATGTTGAAAATAATAAGCAAAATATTCAAAAGTATCGCTCACTTGTTCGCTATGCACTTGCAGAACCCGATTACCCAGATTTTTTAAAAGGAACTGATCTGATTAAACTATATGAAAATGTAACAGAGGCTAATTCCAAACAGATAGCAGAAGTTACTCAAAAGCTGAGCGTAGATAAATTTCAACATCGAAAAATTGGAGAGTATTCTAGCGGAATGGCAAAAAAACTTTCAATTGCGCTCGCATTTATTTCAAGTCCAAAACTGATTTTATTAGATGAGCCATTTAGTACTTTGGATATAGAAACAGGTAAAATTCTGATCGAGCTGATTGAAAAATATTTACCAAATGGTACTTCTTTTATCGTGACTTCGCATCAAGATTTTGACCACCACTTACCAGTAAAAGTACTTCATTTACAATCTCAACAACTAACAACAACTTAA
- a CDS encoding RNA polymerase sigma factor: MDKLSDNALMLQVKDNQVDKLALLFERYHKQLFGYFYHLTSNKQVSEDLVQNTFYRILKYRKNFKGDGAFRAWMYSIARNSQADFFRKNKIQNQSDEIENWSDKLPANSDLLEIIYQKEDLETLREALSRLDIEKREILVLSKFQGMKYKEIGELLNCTENVVKVRVYRALQDLKKIFCHLNINKDYDL; the protein is encoded by the coding sequence TTGGACAAACTATCGGATAATGCATTAATGCTACAGGTGAAAGACAATCAGGTTGATAAACTTGCATTGCTTTTCGAGCGCTATCACAAACAACTTTTTGGCTATTTCTATCACCTAACTTCTAACAAGCAGGTGAGCGAAGACCTTGTACAAAATACATTTTACCGCATTTTAAAATACCGCAAAAACTTTAAGGGAGACGGAGCTTTCAGAGCATGGATGTACAGCATTGCCAGAAATTCTCAAGCAGATTTTTTCAGAAAAAACAAGATTCAAAACCAATCTGATGAAATCGAAAACTGGTCGGATAAACTACCTGCCAACTCAGATTTACTGGAAATTATTTACCAGAAAGAAGATTTGGAAACATTGCGGGAAGCACTATCCAGACTTGATATTGAAAAAAGAGAAATTCTGGTTCTCAGCAAATTTCAAGGAATGAAATACAAAGAAATTGGCGAATTACTCAACTGTACAGAAAATGTAGTGAAAGTTCGAGTTTATAGAGCTTTACAAGATTTAAAAAAAATATTCTGCCACTTAAACATCAATAAAGATTATGACTTATGA
- a CDS encoding HEAT repeat domain-containing protein → MTYDEAKMLMIDYLNGQLNNEKAAMMDAFINENPEFRKEFGNMKNLWANMEQIETPEPSDKMRENFNAMLQGYQQGLEAKNDSFFQRLWQQLVNWWNQSYVPQTVMGIALLLLGIQIGYNLQNQNGEEKMEGLTTEVQEMKQMMMLTLIEQQSVTQRLKAVNLTYEINNDNDKIATALLNTLNNDENINVRLAAAEALLSLADQPKVRAGLIRSISQQESPIVQSALVDVLVVLQEKNVTPTLQELLKKDDLNPEIREKINTSLSTLL, encoded by the coding sequence ATGACTTATGATGAGGCTAAAATGTTAATGATCGACTATCTGAACGGGCAACTTAACAATGAGAAAGCAGCTATGATGGATGCTTTTATCAATGAGAATCCGGAGTTCAGAAAAGAATTCGGTAACATGAAAAACTTGTGGGCAAATATGGAGCAAATAGAAACTCCTGAGCCTAGTGACAAGATGCGCGAAAACTTTAATGCCATGTTGCAAGGTTACCAACAAGGGCTTGAAGCCAAAAATGATAGCTTTTTTCAAAGACTTTGGCAACAATTAGTCAACTGGTGGAACCAGAGTTATGTACCTCAAACCGTGATGGGAATTGCGCTTTTACTTCTCGGAATTCAAATAGGCTATAACCTACAAAACCAAAACGGAGAAGAGAAAATGGAAGGCCTAACCACTGAAGTACAAGAAATGAAGCAAATGATGATGCTGACACTCATTGAACAGCAATCTGTTACACAAAGGCTAAAAGCAGTTAACCTCACCTATGAGATTAATAATGATAATGATAAGATAGCAACAGCATTATTAAATACCCTAAATAACGATGAGAATATAAACGTAAGACTGGCCGCTGCAGAAGCATTACTTTCTTTAGCAGATCAACCTAAAGTAAGAGCTGGTTTAATCCGATCTATTTCTCAGCAAGAATCTCCTATTGTTCAATCTGCTTTAGTAGATGTACTGGTTGTACTGCAAGAAAAAAACGTGACACCAACATTACAGGAATTATTGAAAAAAGACGATTTAAACCCTGAAATAAGGGAGAAAATAAATACAAGTCTAAGTACCCTACTATAA
- a CDS encoding DUF4097 family beta strand repeat-containing protein has product MKSILFMMLLSLASHRILIAQTHSETITRKLSFTSESNNFVVFIENINGSIDISPTNGDEVELEALLEITGEDQQTLEQGKKEVELVSRAKKDTILIFISSPAISYYRHDSRRGFNYDSRKVDYEFKANIKLKVPAKALVDVSTVNKGDVVISEHKGQVKASNVNGSVHLTNVGEVLKAVTVNGDITVSATESPTENASFKTINGDIKVKYPQNLGAELSFKSFNGEFYTDYTIAEYLPVKVSTSQSSKKENVFKLEGTTVVKIGKGGPELKFETLNGDVYVSSKSL; this is encoded by the coding sequence ATGAAATCAATATTATTTATGATGCTGCTTTCGCTGGCATCACACAGAATACTTATTGCCCAAACTCATTCAGAGACGATTACTAGAAAACTATCTTTTACTTCTGAAAGCAACAACTTTGTGGTTTTTATAGAAAATATAAATGGTTCGATAGATATAAGCCCAACAAATGGAGACGAGGTAGAATTAGAAGCATTGCTCGAAATTACCGGAGAAGACCAACAAACGCTAGAACAAGGCAAAAAGGAAGTAGAATTGGTTAGTAGAGCTAAAAAAGACACCATTCTCATATTTATCTCTTCACCAGCAATTAGCTATTACCGCCACGATAGTCGGAGAGGTTTTAATTATGATAGCAGAAAGGTTGACTATGAGTTTAAAGCCAATATTAAACTAAAAGTACCTGCCAAAGCACTAGTTGATGTTTCGACAGTAAATAAAGGCGATGTAGTGATTTCTGAGCACAAAGGACAAGTAAAAGCCTCTAATGTAAATGGAAGTGTGCATCTAACTAATGTGGGAGAGGTTTTAAAAGCGGTAACTGTAAATGGAGACATCACTGTTTCGGCAACAGAAAGCCCAACTGAAAATGCCAGTTTTAAAACCATCAATGGAGATATTAAAGTAAAATACCCGCAAAACTTAGGAGCAGAACTCAGCTTTAAAAGCTTTAATGGCGAATTCTATACAGATTATACAATTGCAGAATACCTACCAGTAAAAGTGTCTACTTCTCAATCTTCTAAAAAAGAAAATGTATTTAAACTAGAAGGAACTACTGTAGTAAAAATCGGTAAGGGTGGGCCTGAATTAAAATTCGAAACACTCAATGGAGATGTATATGTGAGCAGTAAATCACTTTAA
- a CDS encoding TIGR00266 family protein, with product MNSHEIDYQILGDSIQIVEVELDPDETVIAEAGAMVYMEQGISFETKMGDGSRPDEGFFGKLLSAGSRIITGESAFMTHFTHRGVGKGHVAFAAPYPGTIVPLDLSNHPQNTITVQKDGFLCAALGTNISVTFNKRLGSGLVGGEGFILQKLVGDGMAFIHAGGTVIEKTLYNEELRVDTGCVVAFESGISFDVQRAGSLKSMIFGGEGLFLATLKGTGKVWLQSMPIRKLIQAIAPYGKNNDKGSSSILGEFLSSD from the coding sequence ATGAACTCACACGAAATTGATTACCAGATTCTTGGAGACTCTATCCAGATTGTAGAAGTAGAACTTGATCCGGATGAAACAGTAATTGCCGAGGCTGGTGCTATGGTATATATGGAACAGGGCATTTCCTTCGAAACCAAAATGGGAGATGGCTCTAGGCCAGACGAAGGCTTCTTTGGTAAATTACTGTCAGCAGGTTCCAGAATTATTACTGGTGAATCTGCTTTTATGACGCACTTTACACATAGAGGTGTAGGTAAAGGGCATGTTGCTTTTGCAGCTCCATATCCTGGTACTATTGTTCCACTAGATTTATCGAATCATCCTCAAAATACCATAACTGTACAAAAAGATGGCTTCTTATGTGCTGCTTTGGGTACTAATATTTCAGTTACTTTTAATAAAAGGCTAGGGTCTGGTTTGGTTGGTGGCGAGGGATTTATTCTCCAGAAATTGGTAGGTGATGGAATGGCATTTATCCATGCTGGTGGTACTGTAATTGAAAAGACGCTTTACAATGAAGAATTAAGAGTAGATACAGGTTGTGTAGTAGCTTTTGAATCGGGAATTAGTTTTGATGTACAGCGAGCTGGCTCTTTAAAATCTATGATATTTGGTGGCGAGGGATTGTTTTTAGCCACTTTAAAAGGAACAGGTAAAGTTTGGTTACAGTCTATGCCAATTAGAAAGTTAATTCAGGCAATTGCTCCATATGGTAAAAATAACGATAAAGGAAGTAGCTCAATTTTAGGTGAGTTTTTATCATCAGATTAA
- a CDS encoding PorP/SprF family type IX secretion system membrane protein, whose protein sequence is MMFTILKKLLIPAIILLGYLNATAQQDPMFTQYMFNGLVLNPAYAGVHETISLSAGTRVQWTGTGSEKPFTNTFSVHAPLQDRLAIGAAFTDDQIGRTNRDRLNLSLAYRIPVGLGRLSFGLSGGMMVYNLDSYSASEVGDPNDPLNASFTTTKPEVGAGVMYYTDIFFLGVSTNNLINSNVQNNEASYFRAKQHFFAYAGYVININEFMKLKPNVLLKYVDGSPVQIDLNANALFNNRFGLGVSYRSLDAFSLIAEIRFPQPYFTVGYSYDMVHTDLFSQQFGTHELTLNYRFGIKKNVLLTPRYF, encoded by the coding sequence ATGATGTTTACAATACTGAAAAAGTTATTAATACCTGCTATAATATTATTGGGCTATTTAAATGCTACTGCTCAGCAAGACCCAATGTTTACGCAATACATGTTTAATGGGCTTGTGTTAAACCCGGCTTATGCGGGTGTACATGAGACCATTTCACTATCAGCAGGAACAAGAGTACAGTGGACTGGAACAGGCTCTGAAAAACCTTTTACAAACACATTTTCTGTACATGCTCCTTTGCAAGACAGATTGGCTATTGGTGCAGCATTTACAGACGATCAAATTGGTAGAACTAATAGAGATCGCCTAAACTTAAGTTTGGCTTATAGAATACCAGTTGGCTTGGGCAGGTTGTCATTTGGTTTATCAGGAGGGATGATGGTATATAACCTAGATTCATACAGTGCTTCGGAAGTGGGTGATCCAAACGATCCATTAAATGCTTCTTTTACTACTACAAAACCAGAGGTAGGAGCAGGTGTGATGTACTACACCGATATTTTCTTTTTGGGTGTATCTACCAATAACCTCATTAATAGTAATGTGCAAAATAATGAGGCATCTTACTTTAGAGCAAAGCAGCACTTTTTCGCTTATGCAGGTTATGTGATCAACATTAACGAGTTTATGAAACTTAAACCAAATGTTTTATTAAAGTATGTTGATGGCTCACCTGTACAGATAGATTTAAATGCAAATGCATTATTTAATAACCGTTTTGGCCTAGGTGTTTCTTATCGCTCATTAGATGCTTTTAGTTTAATTGCTGAAATTAGATTTCCTCAACCATACTTTACTGTAGGTTACTCATATGACATGGTGCATACCGATTTGTTTAGCCAGCAATTTGGAACACATGAATTGACACTTAACTATAGGTTCGGCATTAAGAAAAATGTGTTATTAACACCAAGATATTTCTAA